From a single Silene latifolia isolate original U9 population chromosome 6, ASM4854445v1, whole genome shotgun sequence genomic region:
- the LOC141586366 gene encoding long chain acyl-CoA synthetase 9, chloroplastic, with amino-acid sequence MNTYVVGLLAPLVFTFILRHKQGKKRGLLVDVGGEPGHAIRNSRFSSPVTTAWEGITTLAELFAWACEKHRDKPLLGTRKLIGKETEVAEDGRSFEKLHLGEYEWLSYGETFEAVCNFASGLSHLGHLKNERAAIFADTREEWFIALQACFRRNITVVTIYASLGEEAVAHSLNETEVTTVICGQKEMKKLADISGQLDTVKRIICMDDEFFSNVSLSERGWTITSFADVEKLGRENPSDPDLPLSADIAVIMYTSGSTGLPKGVMMTHGNVLATVSAVMTIVPGLGAKDVYLAYLPLAHILELAAENLFPAIGSKIGYGSPLTLTDTSNKILRGTKGDASVLAPTLMAAVPAILDRVRVGVRKKVDAKGGLSKRLFDFAYNRRLSAMNGSWFGARGPEKFLWDLLVFRKVRAVLGGHIRFILSGGAPLSGDTQRFINICIGAPIGQGYGLTETCAGGTFTEYDDTSVGRVGPPLPCSFIKLVDWSEGGYLVSDKPMPRGEIVIGGPNVTLGYFKNEDKTNEVYKVDENGMRWFYTGDIGQFHGDGCLEIIDRKKDIVKLQHGEYVSLGKVEAALVSSPYADNIMVHADPFHSYCVALVVASEHALQEWADKQGISFSDFPDLCQKEETTKEVLGSLIKEGKKARLEKFEIPARMKLLWEPWTPESGLVTAALKLKREVIKKTFSNELTMLYS; translated from the exons ATGAATACATATGTAGTTGGACTACTAGCCCCCCTTGTGTTTACTTTTATTCTTCGCCATAAGCAAGGGAAAAAACGAGGGTTGCTAGTCGACGTAGGTGGAGAACCTGGCCATGCAATTCGAAACAGTCGATTTTCTTCGCCAGTAACAACAGCGTGGGAAGGAATTACGACACTTGCTGAGCTTTTTGCTTGGGCATGTGAAAAACACAGAGACAAACCCCTTCTTGGAACTAGAAAACTGATTGGCAAGGAGACGGAAGTAGCTGAAGATGGGAGGTCCTTTGAGAAACTTCACTTGGGAGAATATGAATGGCTTTCCTATGGCGAAACATTTGAAGCTGTTTGCAATTTCGCTTCTGGTTTATCACATCTTGGTCATTTGAAAAATGAACGCGCTGCCATATTTGCTGATACACGAGAAGAATGGTTCATTGCATTGCAG GCTTGTTTCAGGCGTAACATCACTGTCGTGACAATATATGCTTCTCTTGGGGAGGAGGCTGTGGCACACTCATTGAATGAg ACCGAAGTCACTACAGTAATCTGTGGgcagaaagaaatgaaaaagcTCGCGGACATAAGTGGACAGCTTGATACAGTTAAACGTATTATATGTATGGATGATGAGTTCTTTTCTAATGTTTCATTGTCGGAACGAGGGTGGACCATTACTTCATTTGCTGATGTAGAGAAGCTTGGACGGGAAAACCCTAGTGATCCTGATTTACCACTATCAGCCGACATTGCAGTTATAATGTACACCAGTGGGAGTACGGGCCTGCCAAAA GGAGTGATGATGACACATGGTAATGTGCTTGCGACAGTTTCTGCTGTGATGACAATTGTTCCCGGGCTCGGTGCCAAGGATGTTTATTTAGCTTATCTACCTTTAGCTCACATTCTGGAACTAGCAGCTGAG AACCTATTCCCTGCAATTGGCAGTAAAATAGGATATGGTTCCCCACTTACACTTACGGATACGTCAAACAAGATATTAAGAGGTACAAAGGGTGATGCGTCAGTATTGGCGCCAACACTGATGGCAGCTGTGCCAGCAATCCTGGACCGTGTCCGAGTTGGTGTACGCAAAAAG GTTGATGCAAAGGGTGGACTATCTAAAagattatttgattttgcatATAACCGCCGCTTATCTGCTATGAACGGTAGCTGGTTTGGTGCAAGAGGACCTGAGAAATTTTTATGGGATCTTCTAGTTTTTAGAAAAGTCAGAGCTGTGCTGGGAGGTCATATTCGTTTTATTCTATCAGGAGGTGCTCCTCTTTCTGGTGATACTCAAAGATTCATCAATATTTGTATTGG TGCTCCAATAGGCCAAGGTTACGGGCTCACTGAGACTTGTGCTGGTGGGACATTTACTGAGTATGATGATACATCTGTTGGTCGCGTTGGTCCACCACTTCCTTGCTCATTTATAAAG TTGGTTGATTGGTCGGAAGGAGGCTACCTTGTAAGTGATAAACCAATGCCAAGGGGGGAGATTGTTATAGGTGGTCCCAATGTTACACTTGGATATTTCAAAAACGAAGACAAAACCAATGAAGTGTACAAG GTTGATGAGAACGGGATGAGGTGGTTCTACACAGGTGACATAGGGCAGTTTCATGGAGATGGCTGCCTTGAGATAATTGACCGTAAAAAGGACATTGTCAAACTTCAGCATGGAGAATACGTTTCATTGGGAAAG GTTGAGGCAGCTCTTGTATCTAGCCCCTACGCCGACAATATTATGGTACATGCTGATCCTTTCCATAGTTACTGTGTTGCACTTGTGGTGGCTTCTGAGCATGCACTTCAAGAGTGGGCCGATAAACAAGGAATTAGTTTCAGTGATTTCCCAGACTTGTGCCAAAAAGAAGAAACAACAAAGGAGGTTCTTGGATCACTTATAAAG GAGGGTAAGAAGGCACGACTAGAAAAGTTTGAGATCCCAGCAAGAATGAAATTGTTGTGGGAACCCTGGACTCCAGAATCAGGCCTGGTAACCGCAGCTCTGAAGCTGAAGCGGGAGGTTATTAAGAAGACGTTCTC
- the LOC141586375 gene encoding cyclin-A1-4-like — protein MSTQTHRNRLSGSENGNGGGGVKVVNNPKLTKKRPPLSNLTNHPRPSLVPSAITKSTKAKRDSSTGVRSTSFPAENPSATLNSKPSAVVPLKTAFTRSNVLVSCKASLPNGKGEQSHITRHPASCTMDTTPTPEDAQSVSMDESMSTCDSLKSPEVEYMDENDVAALCSIERKTSKNLYISDDMETTGSFCKREIVSAMEIDKVVDVDDNHMDPQFCSTIACDIYKHLRESETQKRPSTDFMEQTQKDINASMRAILVDWLVEVAEEYRLVPDTLYLTVNYIDRYLSGNAMNRQRLQLLGVACMMIAAKYEEICAPQVEEFCYITDNTYFKEEVLQMESAVLNFLKFEMTAPTTKNFLRRFVRAAQVMNEVPAFQLECLANYVAELSLLEYSMLKYAPSLIAASSVFLAKYMLTSSRPWNATLRHYTLYEASDLEECVKALHQLCLNSHSSSLPAIREKYSHHKYKSVAKKHCPSSIPAEYFQNSSC, from the exons ATGTCGACGCAAACGCACCGGAATCGATTGTCGGGTTCGGAAAATGGTAACGGTGGTGGTGGTGTTAAGGTGGTTAATAATCCTAAGTTGACCAAGAAACGTCCGCCTCTTTCTAACCTTACTAATCATCCTCGTCCTTCTTTG GTACCGAGTGCCATTACCAAAAGCACCAAGGCCAAAAGGGATAGTAGTACAGGAGTCCGCAGTACAAGCTTCCCTGCAGAAAACCCGTCTGCCACACTGAACTCCAAACCCAGCGCTGTGGTTCCGTTGAAAACAGCTTTCACAAGAAGTAATGTTCTGGTTTCTTGCAAGGCTAGTTTACCAAATGGAAAAGGAGAACAATCTCATATCACTCGCCATCCAGCTTCATGTACCATGGATACGACTCCAACTCCGGAAGATGCACAATCTGTTTCCATGGATGAATCAATGTCTACTTGTGATTCTTTGAAGAGCCCAGAAGTTGAATATATGGATGAGAATGATGTAGCTGCACTTTGCTCAATCGAAAGAAAAACATCCAAAAATCTTTACATTTCTGATGACATGGAAACTACAg GAAGTTTCTGCAAAAGAGAGATAGTTTCAGCCATGGAAATTGATAAAGTCGTTGACGTTGATGACAATCACATGGATCCTCAGTTTTGTTCGACAATAGCTTGTGACATCTATAAGCATTTACGAGAATCAGAG ACACAGAAAAGACCATCAACAGACTTTATGGAGCAGACTCAAAAAGATATAAATGCCAGCATGCGCGCCATACTTGTTGACTGGCTTGTTGAG GTTGCTGAAGAATACAGGCTCGTCCCTGACACATTATATCTAACTGTTAATTACATAGATAGATATCTATCTGGCAATGCAATGAACAGACAGCGTTTGCAATTACTAGGTGTAGCTTGCATGATGATTGCAGC AAAATATGAAGAGATATGCGCGCCTCAGGTGGAGGAATTTTGTTATATTACAGACAACACTTACTTCAAAGAAGAG GTTTTGCAAATGGAATCTGCAGTTCTGAACTTTCTGAAGTTTGAAATGACTGCCCCAACGACCAAAAACTTTTTAAG GCGATTTGTTCGGGCTGCTCAGGTGATGAATGAG GTGCCAGCATTCCAGCTCGAGTGCCTCGCAAACTACGTGGCAGAACTATCTCTTTTGGAGTACAGCATGCttaaatatgccccatcactcaTTGCTGCTTCATCAGTCTTTTTAGCCAAATACATGCTTACTTCTTCTAGACCTTGG AACGCTACTTTGCGGCATTATACGCTTTACGAGGCTTCTGACTTAGAGGAATGTGTTAAAGCTCTTCATCAGCTGTGCCTGAACAGCCATAGCTCTAGTTTACCAGCAATCAGAGAGAAGTATAGTCATCATAAG TACAAGTCCGTGGCAAAGAAGCATTGTCCTTCATCAATACCCGCAGAGTACTTCCAGAATTCAAGCTGCTGA
- the LOC141586374 gene encoding delta-aminolevulinic acid dehydratase 1, chloroplastic-like, with translation MAASTLSSISNIGWVLGNWTNPKQQQQQKWSNISNSKLSIRASNDIHTNTTTSTSKGLSIDECEAAVVAGNPPAAPAAPVIPKSPVNTPVITPLSLSRRPRRNRRSAHHRAAFQETNLSPANLVYPLFIHEGEEDTPIGAMPGCFRLGWRHGLITQVAKAREVGVNSVVLFPKVPDALKTPTGDEAYNDNGLVPRAIRLLKDKFPDLIIYTDVALDPYSSDGHDGIVREDGVILNDETVHQLCKQAVSQARAGADVVSPSDMMDGRIGAIRSALDGEGFQHVSIMSYTAKYASAFYGPFREALDSNPRFGDKKTYQMNPANYREALIETQEDESEGADILLVKPGLPYLDIIRLLRDNSSLPIAAYQVSGEYSMIKAGGVLKMIDEERVMMESLMCLRRAGADIILTYFAVQAAKCLCGEKR, from the exons ATGGCGGCATCAACATTAAGTAGCATCAGCAACATAGGTTGGGTACTAGGAAATTGGACCAacccaaaacaacaacaacaacaaaaatggtCTAACATTTCCAATTCTAAACTATCAATTAGGGCATCTAATGACATCCATACTAATACAACTACGAGTACGAGTAAAGGTCTTAGCATTGACGAATGCGAAGCAGCAGTTGTTGCAGGAAATCCTCCTGCTGCACCTGCTGCACCAGTTATTCCTAAATCACCTGTTAATACTCCTGTTATTACCCCATTGTCGCTTTCTCGTCGCCCGAGGCGTAATCGTAGATCAGCTCATCATAGAGCTGCTTTTCAGGAGACTAATCTGTCTCCTGCTAATTTGGTTTATCCTTTGTTTATTCATGAAGGTGAGGAGGATACTCCTATTGGTGCTATGCCTGGTTGTTTTCGCCTTGGTTGGCGTCATGGCCTTATTACTCAG GTGGCTAAAGCACGCGAAGTTGGGGTTAACAGTGTTGTTCTGTTTCCTAAGGTTCCTGATGCTTTAAAG ACACCCACAGGTGATGAGGCTTACAATGACAATGGTTTAGTGCCCCGCGCTATTCGCTTGCTCAAAGACAAATTTCCTGACCTT ATTATTTACACAGATGTTGCATTAGACCCTTACTCTTCAGATGGGCATGATGGGATTGTTAGAGAAGATG GTGTCATTCTGAATGATGAGACTGTGCACCAATTGTGCAAACAAGCTGTATCTCAG GCCCGAGCTGGAGCGGATGTTGTTAGTCCCAGTGACATGATGGATGGCCGTATAGGAGCAATACGCTCAGCTCTTGATGGAGAAGGTTTTCAGCATGTTTCCATTATGTCTTACACGGCAAA GTATGCAAGTGCTTTTTATGGTCCATTCCGAGAAGCACTCGACTCTAATCCACGCTTTGGAGACAAGAAAAC CTATCAGATGAATCCAGCAAATTATAGAGAAGCTTTAATCGAAACTCAGGAAGATGAGTCAGAAGGAGCTGACATCCTATTG GTAAAACCAGGGCTTCCATACTTGGATATTATCAGGCTCCTTCGCGATAACTCATCCCTGCCAATTGCGGCATATCAG GTTTCTGGGGAGTACTCAATGATAAAGGCGGGAGGTGTTCTTAAAATGATCGATGAAGAGAGAGTTATGATGGAATCACTAATGTGTCTACGGAGAGCTGGTGCTGACATCATTTTGACCTACTTTGCTGTACAAGCTGCAAAATGCTTATGTGGAGAGAAAAGATGA
- the LOC141586367 gene encoding inositol 4-methyltransferase-like — translation MNALVNLVNGNNGVKTANPKMSEDEKLAGQAVSMANAAALPMILRSAFELKVLDIISEAGEGAYLSTTEIATKIGSKNPNAPVLLDRMLRLLTSYSVLTCKLQEGDAGVQRLYGPAPLCKYLANPNDQGSLGPLLALHHDKVMMESWYHLTEYVLEGGEVPFKRAHGLIQFDYTGTDARFNHVFNQGMAHHTILVMKKLLEKYHGFDDVKVLVDVGGSIGVNVSLIVAKYPHIKGINYDLPHVIADAPSYPGVEHVGGDMFKSVPNADTIFMKWVLHDWSDEHCVEILKNCCAALPKGGKLILVESLIPVLPEDNLEAHMVFSLDSHTLVHNQGGKERSKEDFEGLALQTGFSGVDVFCCAYDTWVMELFKK, via the exons ATGAATGCTCTAGTGAATCTAGTGAACGGTAACAACGGTGTGAAAACAGCCAACCCGAAAATGAGTGAGGATGAAAAATTGGCAGGGCAAGCAGTGAGTATGGCAAATGCTGCAGCTCTGCCAATGATACTGAGATCAGCCTTTGAACTCAAAGTGCTTGACATTATCTCTGAAGCAGGGGAAGGCGCGTATCTCTCAACTACTGAGATCGCGACTAAGATTGGGTCTAAGAACCCAAATGCTCCCGTGTTGCTGGATCGTATGCTTCGGCTACTGACCAGCTACTCGGTGCTAACCTGCAAGCTCCAAGAGGGCGATGCCGGTGTTCAAAGGCTTTATGGCCCTGCACCCCTTTGCAAATACCTTGCTAATCCCAATGACCAAGGCTCTCTTGGCCCTTTGCTCGCTTTGCACCATGACAAAGTCATGATGGAAAGTTG GTATCACTTGACCGAGTATGTATTAGAAGGCGGAGAAGTACCATTCAAGAGAGCACATGGACTGATCCAATTCGACTACACAGGAACAGATGCAAGATTCAATCATGTGTTCAACCAGGGTATGGCACACCACACAATCCTAGTTATGAAGAAGCTCCTTGAGAAGTACCATGGATTCGATGATGTCAAGGTCTTGGTTGATGTTGGTGGCAGTATCGGTGTTAATGTCAGCCTCATTGTTGCTAAGTACCCTCACATCAAGGGCATCAACTATGACTTGCCTCATGTCATTGCTGATGCTCCTTCCTACCCTGGTGTCGAACATGTTGGTGGTGATATGTTTAAAAGCGTTCCTAACGCTGATACCATTTTCATGAAG TGGGTTTTGCACGACTGGAGTGATGAGCATTGCGTGGAAATCCTGAAAAACTGTTGTGCAGCTCTGCCAAAGGGAGGGAAGCTGATCCTGGTGGAGTCATTGATCCCGGTACTCCCAGAAGACAACCTGGAAGCCCACATGGTCTTTAGCCTTGATTCCCACACATTAGTCCACAACCAGGGCGGCAAAGAGCGGTCCAAGGAAGACTTTGAGGGTTTGGCTCTCCAGACTGGTTTCTCCGGAGTTGACGTCTTTTGCTGCGCCTATGACACCTGGGTCATGGAGCTCTTCAAGAAGTAA